From one Catellatospora sp. IY07-71 genomic stretch:
- a CDS encoding ABC transporter ATP-binding protein has product MNRTAAVSIRLEGVRKQYDDGTVAVRELSLELPAGELTVLVGPSGCGKSTILRMINRLIEPSAGRMWLGDDEITAVDPIGLRRRIGYVIQNVGLFPHQTVRDNVATVPRLLGWPKQRVAERTAELLDLVGLDPARYAARYPHELSGGQRQRVGVARALAADPVVLLMDEPFSAVDPIVRGRLQDEFLRLQQTVRKTIVFVTHDVDEAVRLGDRIVVLSEGGKLEQFAPPAVLLSRPANDFVAEFVGSDRGIKLLAVTPIPREGLRPLPDGYVSAAQAPSVPVEGSLRDALAALLEGDTGWVAVRDGRTPLGILTPEDVHAVLRR; this is encoded by the coding sequence GTGAACCGTACCGCCGCGGTGTCGATCCGGCTGGAGGGTGTCCGCAAGCAGTACGACGACGGCACGGTCGCCGTCCGCGAACTGAGCCTGGAGCTGCCCGCCGGGGAGCTGACGGTGCTGGTCGGCCCGTCCGGCTGCGGCAAGTCCACCATCCTGCGCATGATCAACCGGTTGATCGAGCCGTCCGCGGGCCGGATGTGGCTCGGCGACGACGAGATCACCGCGGTGGACCCGATCGGGCTGCGCCGCCGCATCGGGTACGTGATCCAGAACGTGGGCCTGTTCCCGCACCAGACCGTGCGCGACAACGTGGCCACCGTGCCGAGGCTGCTCGGCTGGCCGAAGCAGCGCGTCGCCGAGCGCACCGCCGAACTGCTCGACCTGGTGGGGCTCGACCCGGCCCGGTACGCCGCCCGCTACCCGCACGAGCTGTCCGGCGGGCAGCGCCAGCGCGTCGGGGTGGCCCGCGCGCTGGCCGCCGACCCGGTGGTGCTGCTGATGGACGAGCCGTTCTCCGCGGTGGACCCGATCGTGCGCGGGCGGCTGCAGGACGAGTTCCTGCGGCTGCAGCAGACGGTGCGCAAGACGATCGTGTTCGTGACGCACGACGTGGACGAGGCGGTGCGCCTCGGCGACCGGATCGTGGTGCTGTCCGAGGGTGGGAAGCTGGAGCAGTTCGCCCCGCCCGCCGTGCTGCTGTCCCGCCCGGCGAACGACTTCGTGGCCGAGTTCGTCGGCTCGGATCGCGGCATCAAGCTGCTCGCGGTGACCCCCATCCCGCGCGAGGGCCTGCGCCCGCTGCCGGACGGCTACGTCTCGGCTGCGCAGGCGCCGTCGGTGCCGGTCGAAGGCTCGCTGCGGGACGCACTGGCCGCGCTGCTGGAGGGCGACACCGGCTGGGTCGCCGTCCGCGACGGCCGGACGCCGCTCGGCATCCTCACCCCGGAGGACGTCCACGCCGTCCTCCGCCGCTGA
- a CDS encoding MFS transporter: MKALAGLLTAGTISVVGSRMTFLAIPWLVLVTTGSPTKMGVAAAAEMLPYVLAGPLGAPLVDRLGPRRVSIVADLASVAVMAAVAFGQAGGFGLLVALLVLAGVLRGLGDCAKRVLLPATIRASGVDMTRATSVYDGLNRLASLLAAGLGGILIAWLGARQAVLLDAATFAVCAALVAALVPANQAANTTQATTGEAAEPAAVREPYWQALRGGFAYLRGDRLLIGILSLLFVTNLVDQANAVVFIPLWVNDVLHSPVALGWVHAAFSLGAVLGNIVFTTLAPRAPRYAVFTLGFLIGGAPRMAVMALAGDLVPVLAAVFAAGLAMAAVNPILSAVMFERVPTALQARVVSLSGAVGYAGIPLGGLLGGWAVQGLDLTTTLLLFGTFYLAATLLPVVFRGTWREMDRRPAPDRVREPEPAAATAAALPLTGAPPKIARLARHMGECALKIRPSARQVG, encoded by the coding sequence GTGAAGGCGCTCGCCGGGCTGCTGACCGCGGGCACGATCTCGGTCGTCGGCAGCCGGATGACGTTCCTGGCCATCCCGTGGCTGGTGCTGGTCACCACGGGCAGCCCGACGAAGATGGGCGTCGCGGCGGCGGCGGAGATGCTGCCGTACGTGCTCGCCGGTCCGCTCGGCGCACCGCTGGTGGACCGGCTCGGCCCGCGCCGGGTGTCGATCGTCGCCGACCTGGCCAGCGTCGCGGTGATGGCGGCCGTCGCGTTCGGCCAGGCGGGCGGCTTCGGCCTGCTGGTCGCGCTGCTGGTGCTCGCCGGAGTGCTGCGCGGGCTCGGCGACTGCGCAAAGCGCGTGCTGCTGCCCGCCACGATCCGTGCATCCGGGGTGGACATGACCCGCGCGACCTCGGTGTACGACGGCCTCAATCGCCTCGCGAGCCTGCTCGCCGCGGGCCTCGGCGGCATCCTCATCGCCTGGCTGGGCGCCCGCCAGGCGGTCCTGCTGGACGCAGCGACATTCGCGGTGTGCGCGGCGCTGGTGGCCGCACTCGTTCCCGCGAACCAGGCGGCGAACACCACGCAGGCCACCACAGGCGAAGCAGCCGAGCCGGCAGCGGTGCGGGAGCCGTACTGGCAGGCCCTGCGCGGCGGGTTCGCCTACCTGCGCGGCGACCGGCTGCTGATCGGCATCCTGTCGCTGCTGTTCGTCACGAACCTGGTGGACCAGGCCAACGCGGTGGTCTTCATCCCGCTGTGGGTGAACGACGTGCTGCACTCGCCGGTGGCGCTGGGCTGGGTGCACGCCGCGTTCTCGCTGGGCGCCGTGCTCGGCAACATCGTCTTCACCACGCTCGCGCCGCGCGCGCCCCGCTACGCCGTGTTCACCCTCGGGTTCCTGATCGGCGGCGCGCCCCGGATGGCCGTGATGGCGCTCGCCGGTGACCTGGTGCCGGTGCTCGCGGCGGTGTTCGCGGCGGGCCTGGCGATGGCGGCGGTCAACCCGATCCTGTCGGCGGTCATGTTCGAGCGGGTGCCCACCGCGCTCCAGGCCCGGGTCGTGAGCCTGTCCGGCGCGGTCGGCTACGCGGGCATCCCGCTGGGCGGCCTGCTCGGCGGCTGGGCCGTGCAGGGCCTGGACCTGACCACCACATTGCTGCTCTTCGGCACCTTCTACCTGGCGGCGACCCTGCTGCCGGTCGTGTTCCGGGGCACCTGGCGCGAGATGGACCGCCGCCCCGCGCCGGACCGGGTCCGCGAGCCCGAACCGGCCGCGGCCACCGCCGCCGCGCTCCCGCTGACGGGCGCCCCGCCCAAGATCGCTCGACTTGCCCGGCACATGGGCGAATGCGCGCTCAAGATACGCCCATCTGCCAGGCAAGTCGGATGA
- a CDS encoding helix-turn-helix transcriptional regulator, whose product MKDDASSISLDPRTLRGLAHPVRVQMLGMLRERGPSTATLLAAQLGLSSAATSYHLRQLAQHGFIVEDTDRGNARERWWRAAHRRTTVSDVAPESYGDFEIYLRAVTTQYAARVDRAISEYATRPEQWVHVGTFSDWSRRLTPEETTAMQDELIEVINRYRPDEPEAPAPGDAARVVVQLQVMPFPQDPS is encoded by the coding sequence ATGAAGGATGACGCCTCCTCCATCTCCCTCGATCCCCGCACCCTGCGCGGCCTCGCCCACCCCGTACGCGTGCAGATGCTCGGCATGCTCCGCGAGCGCGGCCCCTCCACCGCCACCCTGCTCGCCGCGCAACTGGGCCTGTCCAGCGCCGCGACCAGCTACCACCTGCGCCAGCTCGCGCAGCACGGCTTCATCGTCGAGGACACCGACCGCGGCAACGCCCGCGAGCGCTGGTGGCGCGCCGCGCACCGGCGCACCACGGTCAGCGACGTCGCGCCCGAGTCCTACGGCGACTTCGAGATCTACCTGCGCGCCGTGACAACCCAGTACGCCGCCCGCGTCGACCGCGCCATCAGCGAGTACGCCACGCGCCCCGAGCAGTGGGTCCACGTCGGCACGTTCAGCGACTGGTCCCGGCGGCTCACACCGGAGGAGACGACGGCGATGCAGGACGAGCTGATCGAGGTGATCAACCGCTACCGCCCGGACGAGCCGGAGGCGCCCGCGCCCGGCGACGCCGCCCGGGTCGTGGTGCAGCTGCAGGTCATGCCGTTCCCGCAGGATCCGTCGTGA
- a CDS encoding ABC transporter permease translates to MPSKVSYVVSGWAVSGDDPRNPWFSWSYVSQNTDTLLAALREHLLLTLAAVVVATVLAIPLAVLAYRFGSLTGPILGFTGVLYTIPSLALFAFLAPFTGITPVTVLIGLILYALLTIVRNTLTGLRQVPAEVLDAARGMGYGRGALLWRIELPLAMPGIMTGLRIATVSTVALVTVGEIVGFGGLGNLIIGGFNTNFYRPQIMTATLLCVALALALDLALLLLARLTTPWTRRRTS, encoded by the coding sequence ATGCCCTCCAAGGTCAGCTACGTCGTGTCCGGCTGGGCCGTCTCGGGCGACGATCCACGTAATCCCTGGTTCTCCTGGAGCTACGTCAGCCAGAACACCGACACCCTGCTCGCCGCGCTGCGCGAACACCTCCTGTTGACCTTAGCCGCCGTCGTGGTGGCGACGGTGCTCGCGATTCCGCTGGCCGTGCTGGCGTACCGGTTCGGCTCGCTGACCGGGCCGATCCTGGGCTTCACCGGGGTGCTCTACACCATCCCGTCGCTGGCCCTGTTCGCGTTCCTGGCCCCGTTCACCGGCATCACCCCGGTGACGGTGCTGATCGGACTCATCCTGTACGCGCTGCTCACCATCGTGCGCAACACGCTGACCGGCCTGCGCCAGGTGCCCGCCGAGGTGCTGGACGCGGCCCGGGGCATGGGCTACGGGCGCGGCGCCCTGCTGTGGCGCATCGAACTGCCGCTGGCCATGCCCGGCATCATGACCGGCCTGCGCATCGCGACGGTGTCCACCGTGGCGCTGGTCACCGTCGGCGAGATCGTCGGCTTCGGCGGCCTGGGCAACCTCATCATCGGCGGCTTCAACACCAACTTCTACCGCCCCCAGATCATGACCGCCACCCTCCTCTGCGTGGCCCTTGCCCTAGCCCTCGACCTCGCCCTCCTCCTCCTCGCCCGCCTCACCACCCCCTGGACCCGCCGGAGGACCTCATGA
- a CDS encoding ABC transporter permease, producing MLRATLKSLLARKLRLVLSGLAVLLGVMFVSGSFVLTDALGRSFDNMFSSAMAETDVLVAADPAIDVSELEGEAVPGLLRSADRDTVAAVPGVAGVVGEVQADGARVIGADGKVVTSFGPPRFGANWTGETGGLELREGRGPSVDDEIAINVTLAELSKLKVGDRVGVLTTKPKQTFTLVGVFGYEGGLPGRGPVHEVRFTEPVAQELMLGTPGAYTSLSVTAAPGTDPAALRDAIKAALGDGYQVQTGAEAAAAIADGFKEALSFFNNILLGFAGVALFVGTFLILNTFSIIVAQRTKELALSRALGASRRQVIGSVMVEALVIGLVAAVLGLAAGVGVGALLAEVAASFSSLVLAGIGLPLAAVISAFVVGVGVTMIAALLPAVRASRVPPVAALQEVATPDRPLTKLTVSGTVLGALGTGAIAYGLATDGDAVLWLLLGGVLAAFVGVALLSPALARPAVSVLGRLFSWSVPGKLGRLNSGRNPRRTAITAAALMVGVALITGVNTIITSADRSLRGEATDAFQADLIISGQSSPGMLPTFDEALLPRMRELAGVRSVAAEYNEQAVIDGEPRMATAVTDLPTVVQDFSLVAAAGVLTQPAPGEVVVGESYAAESGLAVGDTVTARLPRGEPTTFRIIGTYQATPFYGGFIFGPDIVPGMRTPAPSFAYVRLADGADPAAARKGLEALLVDSPEMLVEDTEQFLDRELGESAQLLLMIQVLLGLAILIAVLGVINTLALSVLERTRELGLLRAIGLSRAATMRMVTVEAVVITVFGALLGVAVGIGLGAAVVQGLADEGLKELAIPWSQVGVYLVLGALVGVLAAVLPATRAARINVLAAIAHD from the coding sequence ATGCTGCGCGCCACCCTCAAGAGCCTGCTCGCCCGCAAGCTGCGCCTGGTCCTGTCGGGCCTGGCCGTGCTGCTGGGCGTGATGTTCGTGTCCGGCTCGTTCGTGCTGACCGACGCGCTGGGCCGCTCGTTCGACAACATGTTCTCCTCGGCGATGGCCGAGACCGACGTGCTGGTCGCCGCCGACCCGGCGATCGACGTGTCGGAGCTGGAGGGCGAGGCCGTGCCCGGCCTGCTGCGCTCCGCCGACCGCGACACCGTCGCCGCCGTGCCCGGCGTGGCCGGGGTCGTCGGCGAGGTGCAGGCCGACGGCGCCCGCGTCATCGGCGCCGACGGCAAGGTCGTCACCTCGTTCGGCCCGCCCCGCTTCGGGGCCAACTGGACCGGCGAGACCGGCGGCCTGGAGCTGCGCGAGGGCCGCGGCCCGAGCGTGGACGACGAGATCGCGATCAACGTGACGCTGGCCGAGCTGTCCAAGCTCAAGGTCGGCGACCGGGTCGGCGTGCTCACCACCAAGCCGAAGCAGACGTTCACCCTGGTCGGCGTCTTCGGCTACGAGGGCGGCCTGCCCGGCCGCGGTCCGGTGCACGAGGTCCGGTTCACCGAACCCGTCGCGCAGGAGCTGATGCTGGGCACGCCGGGGGCGTACACCAGCCTCAGCGTGACCGCCGCGCCCGGCACCGACCCCGCCGCCCTGCGCGACGCGATCAAGGCCGCGCTCGGCGACGGGTACCAGGTGCAGACCGGCGCGGAGGCCGCCGCGGCGATCGCCGACGGCTTCAAGGAGGCGCTGTCCTTCTTCAACAACATCCTGCTCGGCTTCGCCGGGGTGGCGCTGTTCGTCGGCACGTTCCTGATCCTGAACACGTTCTCGATCATCGTGGCGCAGCGGACCAAGGAGCTGGCCCTGAGCCGGGCCCTGGGCGCGAGCCGCCGCCAGGTCATCGGCTCGGTCATGGTGGAGGCGCTGGTCATCGGCCTCGTCGCGGCCGTGCTGGGCCTGGCCGCGGGCGTCGGCGTGGGGGCGCTGCTGGCCGAGGTCGCGGCGAGCTTCAGCAGCCTGGTGCTGGCCGGCATCGGCCTGCCGCTCGCCGCTGTGATCAGCGCGTTCGTGGTCGGCGTCGGCGTCACGATGATCGCCGCGCTGCTGCCCGCGGTGCGGGCGTCCCGGGTGCCCCCGGTCGCCGCGCTGCAGGAGGTGGCCACCCCCGACCGACCGCTCACCAAGCTCACCGTCAGCGGCACCGTGCTCGGCGCGCTGGGCACCGGCGCCATCGCGTACGGCCTGGCCACCGACGGCGACGCGGTGCTGTGGCTGCTGCTGGGCGGGGTGCTGGCCGCGTTCGTCGGGGTGGCGCTGCTCAGCCCGGCGCTGGCCCGCCCGGCGGTGTCCGTGCTCGGCCGGCTGTTCTCCTGGTCGGTGCCGGGCAAGCTGGGGCGGCTGAACTCCGGGCGCAACCCGCGCCGCACCGCGATCACCGCCGCCGCGCTCATGGTCGGCGTCGCGCTGATCACCGGCGTGAACACCATCATCACCTCGGCCGACCGCAGCCTGCGCGGCGAAGCCACGGACGCCTTCCAGGCCGACCTGATCATCTCCGGGCAGAGCTCGCCGGGCATGCTGCCCACCTTCGACGAGGCGCTGCTGCCGCGGATGCGTGAGCTGGCCGGGGTGCGCTCGGTCGCGGCCGAGTACAACGAGCAGGCCGTCATCGACGGGGAGCCGCGCATGGCCACGGCCGTCACCGACCTGCCCACCGTCGTGCAGGACTTCTCGCTGGTCGCCGCGGCCGGGGTGCTGACCCAGCCGGCGCCGGGCGAGGTCGTGGTCGGCGAATCGTACGCGGCCGAGTCCGGGCTCGCCGTCGGCGACACGGTCACCGCGCGGCTGCCCCGGGGCGAGCCGACCACGTTCCGGATCATCGGCACGTACCAGGCGACCCCGTTCTACGGCGGGTTCATCTTCGGGCCCGACATCGTGCCCGGGATGCGCACCCCGGCGCCGTCCTTCGCGTACGTCCGGCTCGCCGACGGCGCGGACCCGGCGGCCGCCCGCAAGGGCCTGGAAGCGCTGCTGGTGGACAGCCCCGAGATGCTGGTCGAGGACACGGAGCAGTTCCTGGACCGCGAACTGGGCGAGAGCGCGCAGCTGCTGCTGATGATCCAGGTGCTGCTGGGCCTGGCGATCCTCATCGCGGTGCTGGGCGTCATCAACACCCTGGCCCTGTCGGTCCTGGAGCGCACCCGCGAGCTGGGCCTGCTCCGCGCCATCGGCCTCAGCCGCGCCGCGACCATGCGCATGGTCACCGTGGAAGCCGTCGTCATCACCGTCTTCGGCGCGCTGCTCGGCGTGGCCGTCGGCATCGGCCTCGGCGCCGCCGTGGTCCAGGGCCTCGCCGACGAGGGCCTCAAGGAACTCGCCATCCCGTGGTCCCAGGTGGGCGTCTACCTCGTCCTCGGCGCCCTGGTCGGCGTCCTGGCCGCGGTCCTCCCCGCCACCCGAGCCGCCCGCATCAACGTCCTGGCCGCCATCGCCCACGACTGA
- a CDS encoding ABC transporter ATP-binding protein, which yields MTPAAAPPLTRQRTETAAARATGLWKVYGTGEAQVVALRGVDVELERGRFTAIMGPSGSGKSTLMHCLAGLDAVSRGQVHVGDTELTGLNDAGLTRLRREKIGFIFQQFNLLPTLTAEENILLPLAIAGRKPDQQWFRTVIDTVGLGDRLGHRPSQLSGGQQQRVACARALVSRPEVIFADEPTGNLDSRSGAEVLGFLRRSVTEYGQTIVMVTHDANAAAYADRVVFLADGQLVAELTEPTPESVLDTLKSLDRVAPAGAEL from the coding sequence ATGACTCCAGCAGCAGCCCCGCCCCTGACCCGCCAGCGGACGGAGACCGCCGCCGCCCGCGCCACCGGCCTGTGGAAGGTGTACGGCACCGGCGAGGCGCAGGTCGTCGCGCTGCGCGGCGTCGACGTCGAGCTCGAACGCGGCCGCTTCACCGCCATCATGGGCCCGTCCGGCTCCGGCAAGTCCACCCTCATGCACTGCCTGGCCGGTCTCGACGCGGTCAGCCGCGGCCAGGTGCACGTCGGCGACACGGAACTGACCGGCCTGAACGACGCCGGCCTGACCCGGCTGCGCCGCGAGAAGATCGGCTTCATCTTCCAGCAGTTCAACCTGCTGCCCACGCTCACCGCGGAGGAGAACATCCTGCTGCCGCTGGCCATCGCCGGGCGCAAGCCGGATCAGCAGTGGTTCCGCACCGTGATCGACACCGTGGGCCTCGGCGACCGGCTCGGGCACCGCCCCAGCCAGCTGTCGGGCGGCCAGCAGCAGCGCGTCGCCTGCGCCCGCGCGCTGGTGTCGCGCCCCGAGGTCATCTTCGCCGACGAGCCGACCGGCAACCTGGACAGCCGCTCCGGCGCCGAGGTGCTCGGCTTCCTGCGGCGCAGCGTCACGGAGTACGGCCAGACCATCGTCATGGTCACCCACGACGCCAACGCGGCCGCGTACGCCGACCGGGTCGTCTTCCTCGCCGACGGGCAGCTCGTCGCCGAGCTGACCGAGCCCACCCCGGAGTCCGTGCTGGACACCCTCAAGAGCCTGGACCGCGTCGCGCCCGCCGGGGCGGAGCTCTGA